Proteins encoded together in one Bacteroidetes Order II. bacterium window:
- a CDS encoding glycosyltransferase, whose amino-acid sequence MSDTPTVVFALTGDVRMNSRAVKQFRSILDMGYRVEAFTLGPPDSGHPFGDRFKLHVLPTPKGSGMHFFRRVHQLFSKEVIHAKADIYHASDLYILPAMAKAAQNNKAKLVFDSRELYPYVAATSKRPWITLFWHMLSWRYIPQADVVFTVSKSIAERLTMFYDIPEPAVLYNVPTFRRDVVANDALRRAANVLPDKAVILHQGNMQKSRGCGLLIQAMQEVENAVLVFLGNGPLKPNLQNLVIGLGLDDKVRFLPPVPPDQLLEMTAGADFGVTLLEDTCLNHRFALPNKLFEYLMVGLPVMASKLPEIEKVVEGYQVGLTVNPEDHVALVTTLQRMVNDAASRKQWREHSPMVFKEYNWESASKILQEVYQNLLRP is encoded by the coding sequence ATGTCCGATACGCCAACCGTGGTGTTTGCCCTCACCGGAGACGTAAGGATGAATTCCCGAGCCGTTAAACAATTTAGATCCATTTTAGACATGGGTTATAGGGTAGAGGCTTTTACATTAGGTCCTCCGGATTCTGGGCATCCTTTTGGCGATAGGTTTAAGTTGCATGTCTTGCCAACGCCAAAGGGCAGTGGTATGCACTTCTTCAGACGGGTACATCAGTTGTTTAGCAAGGAAGTAATACATGCAAAAGCAGATATTTATCATGCAAGTGATTTATATATACTTCCTGCAATGGCAAAAGCAGCCCAAAATAACAAAGCAAAGCTCGTTTTTGATTCCCGCGAATTGTACCCCTATGTCGCTGCAACCAGCAAGCGTCCGTGGATTACGTTGTTTTGGCATATGCTATCTTGGCGGTATATCCCACAAGCCGATGTGGTTTTTACGGTAAGCAAGAGCATTGCAGAACGTTTGACCATGTTCTATGACATTCCAGAGCCAGCTGTTTTATATAATGTCCCCACTTTTAGGCGTGATGTTGTCGCTAATGACGCACTACGGCGTGCGGCAAATGTATTACCAGATAAAGCCGTGATTTTGCATCAGGGCAATATGCAGAAAAGCAGGGGGTGTGGTTTGCTGATTCAAGCGATGCAGGAAGTGGAAAATGCCGTATTGGTTTTTTTGGGTAATGGCCCACTTAAACCTAACCTCCAAAATTTAGTTATTGGGCTTGGGTTGGATGATAAGGTGCGGTTTCTCCCTCCTGTCCCGCCAGATCAATTGCTGGAAATGACCGCCGGAGCGGATTTTGGGGTGACGTTGTTGGAAGATACTTGTCTGAACCACCGCTTTGCATTACCGAATAAACTTTTTGAATACCTGATGGTGGGACTTCCGGTGATGGCCAGTAAACTTCCGGAAATCGAGAAGGTGGTTGAAGGCTATCAGGTAGGGCTTACCGTTAATCCGGAAGACCACGTGGCATTGGTGACGACGCTACAGCGAATGGTGAATGATGCCGCATCAAGAAAACAGTGGCGCGAGCATAGCCCAATGGTATTCAAAGAATACAATTGGGAGTCGGCTTCTAAAATCTTGCAAGAAGTCTATCAAAACCTCCTTAGACCCTAA
- the coaD gene encoding pantetheine-phosphate adenylyltransferase: MSKLALYAGSFDPFTFGHLDVLEQALQVFDRVCVTVAVNSGKTFVFTPQERCALIREATAHLKGVEVTFFDGLLVNHAVHIGAHALIRGIRQMSDFDYEFRMAIANRRLSPQIATVVFIPNPTHLVTSSSLVREIWHWGGDISMYVPEAVLEALQKKSK, encoded by the coding sequence ATGTCTAAATTGGCTTTATACGCTGGTAGTTTTGATCCCTTTACGTTTGGACACTTAGACGTTTTAGAGCAAGCCCTACAAGTTTTTGATCGGGTTTGTGTGACGGTGGCTGTCAATTCTGGAAAAACGTTTGTTTTTACACCACAAGAACGTTGCGCCCTCATTCGAGAAGCCACTGCACACCTAAAAGGCGTAGAGGTCACATTCTTCGACGGCCTATTGGTCAATCATGCTGTCCATATTGGGGCCCATGCCTTGATTCGTGGTATTCGACAGATGAGCGATTTTGACTATGAATTCCGCATGGCCATTGCCAACCGCAGACTCTCTCCGCAGATTGCGACCGTTGTATTTATTCCTAACCCGACACACCTCGTTACCTCGTCTTCTCTGGTCCGGGAAATCTGGCACTGGGGAGGCGATATTTCGATGTATGTACCGGAAGCCGTTTTGGAGGCACTACAAAAAAAATCCAAATAG